The proteins below are encoded in one region of Pontibacter deserti:
- a CDS encoding PKD domain-containing protein, with the protein MKYKNILSRVYSYLAVALAASIVGACTPEEMDGGLGPAPTSESVEFSMAPTQDNPNIITFTNQTPGAFKAIWDFGNGNTAVGDQVNGAFPVEGTYTVKLTVLTRGGYAYNTKTVTIAETNVSMLNREDYNFLTGGADDEDGKTWVIEKEVKGHLGVGDASAPNPTPNWWAAGANEKADVGLYDDEMVFKLQGFSYTYINNGNTYANKDYASELGGTNASADVTVAYTPPTNMNWSITEENGKKYLSISNGGFLGYYVGESKYQILALSENELYLMSSQKGVPGNAWFYRLVPKGYVRPVEPKPVKMEDMEDNFDEEGNLVWKKEALTLNESYDNPAPVGINKSAKVAMYVKQEGQPYEFANMFTDFNYNFDLSQRNVFKLKVYVPSYNDFITQAGEDWAIKNLLKQVSIKLQDGTSAQPWVNQVEIKQPVDKLDQWVELTFDFSAFKDRKDLNRIVIQVGGEGNFIPGIFFLDDFRLE; encoded by the coding sequence ATGAAATATAAAAATATACTTTCCAGAGTTTATTCTTACCTGGCTGTGGCACTGGCAGCAAGTATAGTTGGTGCCTGTACCCCGGAAGAAATGGATGGTGGATTAGGTCCTGCACCTACCTCCGAGTCAGTCGAGTTTTCTATGGCTCCAACGCAGGACAATCCAAACATCATCACCTTCACTAACCAGACCCCAGGAGCATTTAAAGCTATCTGGGATTTTGGAAATGGCAATACTGCCGTAGGCGACCAGGTGAACGGAGCTTTCCCGGTTGAAGGTACTTATACTGTAAAACTTACTGTTTTAACACGTGGTGGTTATGCATATAACACGAAAACGGTAACTATAGCCGAAACCAATGTTTCGATGCTGAACAGGGAAGATTACAACTTCCTGACCGGCGGTGCAGATGATGAGGATGGTAAAACATGGGTGATAGAGAAAGAGGTAAAAGGGCACCTTGGCGTAGGTGATGCCTCTGCCCCTAATCCCACACCTAACTGGTGGGCTGCCGGCGCAAACGAGAAAGCTGACGTTGGTTTATACGATGATGAAATGGTATTTAAACTTCAGGGCTTCTCTTATACTTACATAAACAATGGTAACACCTATGCTAACAAAGATTATGCTTCAGAGCTAGGGGGCACTAATGCTTCGGCAGATGTTACCGTAGCTTATACTCCTCCTACTAATATGAACTGGAGCATAACTGAAGAGAACGGCAAAAAATATTTGTCAATCTCTAACGGCGGCTTCTTGGGTTACTATGTTGGTGAGTCTAAATACCAGATACTGGCACTTAGCGAGAATGAATTATACCTGATGAGTTCTCAGAAAGGTGTTCCGGGCAACGCCTGGTTCTACCGACTTGTACCAAAAGGTTATGTAAGACCAGTGGAGCCTAAGCCGGTAAAAATGGAAGACATGGAAGATAACTTTGATGAAGAAGGAAACCTTGTCTGGAAGAAAGAAGCACTTACCCTGAACGAATCCTACGATAACCCTGCCCCTGTTGGCATTAACAAATCAGCTAAGGTGGCCATGTATGTAAAACAGGAAGGCCAACCTTACGAATTTGCCAACATGTTTACTGACTTTAACTATAACTTTGATTTAAGTCAGCGCAATGTATTTAAGTTAAAAGTATACGTGCCGAGCTACAACGACTTTATTACACAAGCTGGTGAAGACTGGGCAATCAAGAACTTGTTAAAACAGGTTTCTATAAAGCTTCAGGATGGCACATCGGCACAGCCTTGGGTAAACCAGGTAGAGATAAAGCAACCAGTAGATAAACTGGATCAGTGGGTGGAATTAACCTTTGATTTCTCTGCCTTTAAAGACAGAAAAGACCTGAACAGAATTGTAATACAGGTTGGTGGCGAAGGCAACTTTATACCAGGCATCTTCTTCCTGGATGACTTCAGACTTGAATAA
- a CDS encoding RagB/SusD family nutrient uptake outer membrane protein yields MKNKFIYAAIFSMALPLLSSCSDDFLDVDPEGTILESEYYKNPEEAYAGLVAAYDPLGWQAGDTYHNIGAINAASDDAHAGGGGPSDMHTWQVWNRFTLDPANGPQEEYWDRNFRGIARANVILSKVEAGVPGLAQTVADRYIAEAKFLRAYYYFELVRLFKNVPLITAPLATEEIFNQVQVTPDLVYAQIEKDLAEAIPDLPVTVPVATEGGRATQGAGKALLGKVYLFQQKWDEAAEQLADVNGTPGETSMYGYRLMDNYGAIFDPANKFNSESIFEIAHTNLARSGWEAWPNFEGNVMVQMFGPRGYSGPTYVAGWGFNPLTEDLVNALEGDPRYEHTVLDIKSIEGATYEPSYDDTGFFVKKYAPRAAWVTTAGGEPALNFAVNYIEIRLADTYLMEAEALVQGGGDITRAADLLNAVRGRVGLPEVAPTLDNIYKERRLELATEGHRFFDLVRTGRAASILAPMGFVGGKHEILPIPQEELSNTKLVQNPEYL; encoded by the coding sequence ATGAAAAATAAATTCATATACGCAGCCATTTTTTCAATGGCACTGCCACTATTAAGCTCATGTAGTGATGATTTTCTGGATGTAGACCCGGAAGGTACCATTCTGGAATCTGAGTACTACAAAAACCCTGAAGAAGCTTATGCAGGTTTAGTAGCAGCTTACGACCCACTTGGTTGGCAGGCTGGCGATACCTATCATAACATTGGCGCAATAAACGCTGCCTCTGACGATGCACATGCAGGTGGTGGAGGCCCATCAGATATGCACACCTGGCAGGTATGGAACAGGTTTACATTAGACCCTGCTAACGGCCCGCAGGAAGAATACTGGGACCGAAACTTCAGAGGTATCGCCAGAGCGAATGTTATACTTTCGAAAGTAGAGGCTGGTGTACCAGGCTTGGCTCAGACAGTGGCAGATCGCTACATAGCTGAGGCAAAATTCCTGAGAGCTTACTACTACTTTGAACTGGTTCGCCTGTTTAAGAATGTGCCACTCATTACAGCACCGCTTGCAACCGAAGAAATATTTAACCAGGTGCAGGTAACTCCGGACCTGGTATATGCCCAGATCGAGAAAGATTTGGCAGAAGCTATACCTGATCTGCCTGTAACTGTACCTGTAGCCACAGAAGGTGGTCGTGCCACACAAGGCGCTGGTAAAGCATTACTTGGCAAAGTATACCTGTTTCAACAGAAATGGGATGAGGCAGCTGAGCAACTTGCAGATGTAAATGGCACACCTGGCGAAACAAGTATGTACGGCTACAGATTGATGGATAACTATGGTGCTATTTTCGACCCTGCAAACAAGTTTAACAGCGAATCTATTTTTGAGATTGCCCATACCAACCTTGCAAGATCCGGCTGGGAGGCATGGCCTAACTTCGAAGGCAACGTTATGGTACAGATGTTTGGGCCAAGAGGTTATTCAGGTCCTACTTATGTAGCAGGCTGGGGCTTTAACCCGCTTACTGAGGACCTGGTAAATGCACTGGAAGGCGATCCACGCTATGAGCACACAGTACTTGACATTAAAAGTATAGAGGGAGCAACCTACGAGCCTAGCTACGACGATACTGGTTTCTTCGTCAAAAAGTATGCACCAAGAGCAGCCTGGGTAACAACTGCAGGTGGCGAACCGGCCCTGAACTTTGCAGTTAACTATATCGAAATACGCTTAGCGGATACTTACCTGATGGAAGCCGAAGCTCTTGTACAGGGAGGTGGAGACATCACCAGGGCTGCCGATCTTTTAAATGCCGTTCGTGGTCGTGTTGGACTTCCAGAGGTAGCTCCTACCCTGGATAACATTTACAAAGAACGCAGACTAGAACTGGCGACAGAAGGGCACCGCTTCTTTGACCTGGTCCGCACCGGAAGAGCAGCATCTATCTTAGCACCAATGGGCTTTGTGGGAGGTAAGCACGAAATATTACCTATTCCACAGGAAGAATTATCAAATACAAAGCTGGTTCAGAACCCTGAATATCTGTAA